In Arthrobacter sp. PAMC25284, a single genomic region encodes these proteins:
- the leuA gene encoding 2-isopropylmalate synthase, whose amino-acid sequence MRNAQKPSGMPVHRYVPFQDLITVELPDRNWPDKVITKAPRWCAVDLRDGNQALIDPMSPARKMKMFDLLVRMGYKEIEVGFPSASQTDFDFVRQLIEGNHIPDDVSIQVLTQAREHLIERTYESLVGAKQAIVHLYNSTSVLQRRVVFNQDEDGILDIALQGARLCKKYEETLGDTHITYEYSPESFTGTELEYAARVCNAVADVFEASADRQVIINLPATVEMATPNVYADSIEWMHRNLHPREGIIISLHPHNDRGTGVAAAELGYLAGADRIEGCLFGNGERTGNVDLVTLGLNMFVQGIDPMIDFSDIDEIRRTVEYCNQLPVAERSPYGGDLVFTAFSGSHQDAIKKGLEALEKDAAAAGKDVADYPWQVPYLPVDPKDVGRSYEAVIRVNSQSGKGGVAYLLKNEHSLDLPRRAQIEFSGVIQKQTDTMGGEVSGARLWQVFQDEYLPSGAADEQWGRYALGAISTETDEGGDMTLTAALKVDGVQVRRTGTGNGPIAALLSILREDGVDVRVLDYSEHALSEGGSALAAAYVECAVGERVLWGVGIDANTSTSALKAVISAVNRAIRDARA is encoded by the coding sequence ATGCGAAACGCACAGAAGCCCTCAGGAATGCCCGTCCACCGGTACGTCCCCTTCCAGGACCTGATCACCGTGGAACTGCCCGACCGCAACTGGCCGGACAAGGTCATCACCAAGGCCCCCCGCTGGTGCGCCGTGGACCTGCGTGACGGCAACCAGGCCTTGATAGATCCAATGAGCCCGGCCCGCAAGATGAAGATGTTCGATCTGCTGGTACGGATGGGCTACAAGGAAATCGAGGTCGGATTCCCGTCGGCATCGCAGACCGACTTCGACTTTGTCCGGCAGTTGATCGAAGGCAACCACATCCCGGATGACGTCTCGATCCAGGTCCTGACGCAGGCCCGTGAGCACCTGATCGAGCGCACCTACGAATCCCTCGTCGGCGCGAAGCAGGCAATCGTCCATCTCTATAACTCCACGTCTGTCCTGCAGCGCCGGGTTGTGTTTAACCAGGACGAGGATGGCATCCTGGATATCGCCCTGCAAGGGGCCCGGCTGTGCAAAAAATACGAGGAAACTCTCGGCGATACCCACATCACGTACGAATATTCACCGGAGTCGTTCACCGGCACCGAGCTCGAATACGCGGCCCGGGTCTGCAACGCGGTCGCCGATGTCTTCGAGGCGTCCGCGGACCGGCAGGTCATCATCAACCTGCCCGCTACAGTCGAAATGGCCACGCCCAACGTTTACGCCGACTCGATCGAATGGATGCACCGTAACCTGCACCCGCGCGAGGGCATCATCATCTCCCTGCACCCGCACAATGACCGGGGTACCGGCGTCGCGGCCGCAGAACTCGGCTACCTGGCCGGTGCCGACCGGATCGAAGGCTGCCTGTTCGGCAACGGTGAGCGGACCGGCAACGTGGATCTGGTGACGCTGGGCCTGAACATGTTTGTCCAGGGCATCGACCCGATGATCGATTTCTCGGACATCGATGAGATCCGCCGAACCGTCGAGTACTGCAACCAGCTGCCGGTCGCAGAACGCTCCCCGTATGGCGGGGACCTCGTCTTCACCGCGTTTTCCGGCTCCCACCAGGATGCCATCAAGAAGGGCCTCGAGGCGCTCGAGAAGGACGCCGCGGCGGCCGGAAAAGACGTCGCCGACTACCCGTGGCAGGTCCCGTACCTGCCAGTGGATCCCAAAGACGTCGGCCGCAGCTATGAGGCTGTTATCCGGGTCAACTCCCAGTCCGGCAAGGGCGGCGTCGCCTACCTGCTCAAAAACGAACACAGCCTGGACCTGCCCCGCCGTGCGCAGATCGAGTTCTCCGGCGTCATCCAGAAACAGACGGACACCATGGGCGGCGAGGTCAGCGGCGCCCGGCTCTGGCAGGTTTTCCAGGATGAGTACCTGCCATCCGGCGCTGCCGATGAGCAGTGGGGACGCTACGCCCTCGGTGCGATCAGCACTGAAACGGACGAAGGCGGCGACATGACACTGACGGCGGCGTTGAAGGTCGACGGCGTCCAGGTCCGCCGCACCGGCACCGGCAACGGCCCTATTGCGGCGCTGTTGAGTATTCTCCGCGAAGACGGCGTCGACGTCCGCGTCCTGGACTACAGCGAGCACGCCCTCTCGGAAGGCGGCAGCGCCTTGGCCGCCGCCTACGTCGAGTGCGCCGTGGGGGAACGGGTCCTCTGGGGTGTCGGAATCGACGCAAACACCAGCACTTCCGCGCTCAAGGCCGTTATCTCCGCCGTGAACCGTGCCATCCGGGACGCTCGCGCCTGA
- the recO gene encoding DNA repair protein RecO — MAPSFAARTYRDDAVVLRTHKLGEADRIITLLTKHHGQVRAVAKGVRRTSSRFGARLEPFMVADLQLISGRSLDIVTQAVAKGAYGGAIAADYGRYTVAAAMTETAEKLTDVDGESGTAQYNLLVGALASLSRSDHAPELILDSYLLRALSTGGWAPSFTDCARCGAAGPHNAFSAPLGGMVCPDCRPPGSPAPAVETVLLLGALLTGNWATADASATVHRREAAGLVAGYLQWHLERVLKSLKHVERT; from the coding sequence GTGGCCCCATCCTTTGCAGCGCGCACCTACCGCGACGACGCCGTGGTGCTTCGCACCCATAAACTGGGCGAGGCCGACCGCATCATTACGCTGCTGACCAAGCATCACGGCCAGGTCCGGGCCGTTGCCAAGGGAGTCCGCCGCACCAGCAGCCGCTTCGGTGCCCGGCTGGAACCCTTTATGGTTGCCGATCTCCAGCTCATCTCCGGCCGCAGCCTGGACATCGTCACGCAGGCCGTCGCGAAGGGCGCCTACGGCGGCGCCATTGCCGCCGATTATGGCCGGTATACGGTGGCGGCGGCCATGACCGAAACTGCCGAGAAACTCACCGACGTCGACGGCGAGTCCGGAACCGCCCAGTACAACCTGCTCGTGGGGGCACTGGCCTCCCTGAGCCGTTCGGACCATGCCCCGGAACTGATCCTCGATTCCTATCTGCTCCGGGCCCTGTCCACCGGCGGGTGGGCGCCCAGCTTCACTGACTGCGCACGCTGCGGTGCCGCCGGGCCGCACAATGCCTTTTCCGCGCCGCTCGGCGGCATGGTCTGCCCGGACTGCCGGCCGCCGGGATCCCCGGCCCCCGCCGTGGAAACTGTACTCCTTCTGGGTGCCCTCCTCACCGGGAACTGGGCGACGGCGGACGCCTCCGCCACCGTCCACCGTCGTGAAGCCGCCGGTCTGGTTGCGGGCTACTTGCAGTGGCATTTGGAACGTGTCCTTAAATCCCTCAAACACGTGGAGCGTACTTAA
- a CDS encoding isoprenyl transferase — MVAPYPHASGAVPPAIPPELIPRHVAIVMDGNGRWANQRGLPRIEGHKAGEPALLDVVAGAIELGIEYISVYAFSTENWRRSPEEIRFLMGFNKDVLRRQRNQLDDWGVRIRWSGRRPRLWGSVIRELEEAEDYTLGNSTCTLNMCVNYGGRAEIADAVTAIAEDVAAGRLKPKAITERTIQKYLDEPDLPDVDLFLRSSGEQRLSNFMLWQSAYAEFVFLDTLWPDVDRRTLWDAVDIYAQRDRRYGGAVDAAPGAPAG, encoded by the coding sequence GTGGTGGCCCCGTACCCGCACGCTTCCGGAGCTGTCCCGCCAGCGATCCCGCCCGAACTCATACCGCGGCACGTCGCTATCGTGATGGACGGCAATGGCCGCTGGGCGAACCAGCGCGGCCTGCCTCGGATCGAGGGACACAAAGCGGGGGAGCCGGCCCTTCTGGATGTTGTGGCCGGCGCGATCGAACTCGGCATCGAATACATCAGTGTGTACGCCTTTTCCACCGAGAACTGGCGCCGGTCCCCGGAGGAGATCCGCTTTCTGATGGGCTTCAACAAGGACGTGCTGCGCCGCCAACGCAACCAGCTCGATGACTGGGGCGTCCGCATCCGCTGGTCCGGGCGGCGCCCCAGGCTGTGGGGATCGGTGATCCGCGAACTGGAGGAAGCCGAGGACTACACCCTGGGCAACAGCACCTGCACCCTGAACATGTGCGTCAACTACGGCGGCCGGGCGGAGATCGCGGACGCCGTGACCGCCATCGCGGAGGATGTCGCCGCGGGGCGCCTCAAGCCCAAGGCCATCACGGAACGGACCATCCAGAAGTATCTGGACGAACCCGACCTCCCCGATGTGGACTTGTTTCTGCGCAGCTCCGGAGAGCAGCGGTTGTCGAACTTCATGCTGTGGCAGTCGGCCTATGCCGAATTCGTTTTCCTCGACACGCTGTGGCCTGACGTGGACCGGCGCACCCTGTGGGATGCCGTTGACATTTACGCCCAGCGTGACCGCCGCTATGGCGGGGCTGTCGACGCCGCCCCCGGCGCTCCCGCCGGTTAG
- a CDS encoding alpha/beta hydrolase, with product MTTREDAVWQPDVLGSGFECLELPLAQDTEGAVVATLVRHRVQAGTPAGTPGPGRRPEGGGPLAAALRRRLCPDDAGPAASPAPAAPPQAILYLHGWADYFLQAELAEHLGAEGLHFYALDLRKFGRSLRDWQSPGDISDLADYDEDIAAAMAAIAADLALRTGRADAPAVHLVAHSFGGLVAALWAERHPGELATLILNAPWLELQGSSLIRTIATRLVDLLARTDPHQSFRLPNMPGYWESVSREAHGEWELDPRWRPTASFPIRAGWTKAVLAGHALVEGKLDIQEPVLIMLAGRTRIQAEWSEELMGVDAVIDVEETARRALGLGRRTSIYRYPGAIHDIFLSRRGIRREAYRDLVQWLRACPG from the coding sequence GTGACAACCCGGGAGGACGCCGTCTGGCAGCCGGACGTGCTGGGCAGCGGGTTCGAGTGCCTGGAGCTGCCGCTGGCGCAGGACACCGAAGGGGCAGTGGTGGCCACGCTAGTCCGGCACCGGGTCCAGGCCGGGACCCCGGCCGGGACCCCGGGTCCGGGCCGGAGACCGGAGGGCGGCGGCCCGCTCGCTGCGGCGCTGCGACGGCGGCTTTGCCCCGACGATGCCGGGCCGGCTGCATCACCGGCACCCGCCGCACCGCCGCAGGCGATTCTGTACCTGCACGGCTGGGCGGACTACTTCCTGCAGGCGGAACTCGCGGAACACCTCGGAGCCGAAGGCCTCCACTTCTATGCGCTCGACCTGCGCAAGTTTGGCCGGAGCCTCCGGGACTGGCAGAGTCCCGGCGACATCTCCGATCTCGCGGACTACGACGAGGACATCGCGGCCGCCATGGCAGCCATCGCGGCGGACCTTGCCCTCCGCACCGGCCGGGCCGACGCGCCGGCCGTGCATCTGGTGGCACATTCTTTCGGCGGCCTGGTGGCTGCCCTGTGGGCGGAACGGCATCCGGGCGAACTGGCGACGTTGATCCTGAACGCACCGTGGCTGGAGCTTCAGGGCAGCAGCCTGATCCGCACGATCGCCACCCGGCTCGTCGATCTGCTGGCGCGGACGGATCCCCACCAGTCCTTTCGGCTGCCCAATATGCCCGGCTACTGGGAGAGCGTGAGCCGGGAGGCACACGGCGAATGGGAGCTGGACCCGCGGTGGCGTCCGACGGCGTCGTTTCCGATCAGGGCGGGCTGGACCAAAGCCGTACTTGCGGGGCATGCGCTCGTGGAGGGCAAGCTGGACATCCAGGAACCGGTGCTGATCATGCTGGCCGGGAGGACCCGGATCCAGGCCGAATGGAGCGAGGAGCTGATGGGCGTCGACGCCGTCATCGACGTAGAGGAAACCGCCCGCCGCGCACTGGGCCTGGGCCGCCGGACCTCCATCTACCGCTACCCCGGAGCGATCCACGACATCTTCCTGTCCCGCCGCGGCATCCGGCGGGAGGCCTATCGGGATCTCGTCCAGTGGCTGCGCGCCTGTCCGGGATAA
- a CDS encoding alpha/beta hydrolase, whose translation MIPEEVTMDWQTDILGDDYQACAFQAAGPDGIERTATLVRRIPDATGEQRPADGRAVLFLHGWSDYFFNVELAEFWAARGFDFFALDMHNHGRSLPHGTHGGYVADLSDYDAEITAAIGIIATLRPAGTAPPQLTLMGHSTGGLIAALWASIHPGDAAPAGSGQPVAGSAWQSCSAPCVQDHGGAVCPVVARIRHPAPGTGLLLAQHQQRGRGRVDAGRPVPATSCVPRPGRLAQRRPGRTVPGGPRVEHRCPDPGAHFRGQRQRNVLEGIHAQHRRGPGCEHDRGSCFEPGQDCDAGADRWGPARCFPLRTAGPRGRLQPACPLDPGLRPG comes from the coding sequence ATGATTCCTGAGGAGGTCACGATGGACTGGCAGACAGACATCCTGGGCGATGACTATCAGGCCTGCGCCTTCCAGGCGGCGGGTCCCGACGGGATCGAACGGACGGCAACCCTGGTCCGGCGCATCCCGGACGCCACTGGCGAACAACGTCCGGCGGACGGCCGAGCGGTGCTGTTCCTGCACGGCTGGAGCGACTATTTCTTCAACGTCGAACTGGCGGAGTTCTGGGCAGCCCGGGGATTCGATTTCTTCGCCCTCGACATGCACAACCACGGCCGCAGCCTGCCGCACGGAACCCACGGCGGGTACGTTGCGGATCTGTCCGACTACGACGCCGAGATCACCGCTGCCATCGGCATCATCGCCACGCTCCGCCCGGCGGGAACAGCCCCGCCGCAGCTGACCCTGATGGGGCATTCCACCGGCGGACTGATCGCGGCGTTGTGGGCCAGCATCCACCCGGGGGACGCGGCCCCAGCTGGTTCTGGACAGCCCGTGGCTGGAAGTGCATGGCAGTCCTGCTCTGCGCCGTGCGTTCAGGACCATGGTGGAGCCGTTTGCCCGGTTGTGGCCCGAATCCGTCATCCGGCTCCCGGAACGGGGCTTCTACTGGCGCAGCATCAGCAGCGCGGCCGAGGGCGAGTGGACGCTGGACGACCAGTACCGGCCACCTCATGCGTTCCCCGTCCGGGCCGGCTGGCTCAGCGCCGTCCTGGCCGGACAGTCCCGGGTGGCCCGCGGGTTGAACATCGATGTCCCGATCCTGGTGCTCATTTCCGGGGCCAGCGCCAACGGAATGTTCTGGAAGGAATCCATGCGCAGCACAGACGCGGTCCTGGATGTGAACACGATCGCGGTTCGTGCTTTGAGCCTGGGCAGGACTGTGACGCTGGAGCGGATCGATGGGGCCCTGCACGATGTTTTCCTCTCCGCACCGCGGGTCCGCGCGGACGCCTACAACCGGCTTGCCCGTTGGATCCGGGCCTACGTCCTGGATGA
- a CDS encoding quinone-dependent dihydroorotate dehydrogenase gives MRVYPTFFRLAFSWMDAERAHKIGFKAIRFAHRSGAGRVLQKFTAPAASLQTQAFGLTFPSPFGLAAGFDKEGHGIEALTELGFGHVEVGTITGQAQPGNPAPRLFRLVEDRAVINRMGFNNDGAAAVAPRLKSARAALQRHYPAVRPVIGVNIGKSKAVELDDAVEDYLVSARSLAPAADYLVVNVSSPNTPGLRLLQDVATLRPLLTAVGQEADKAAGRHIPLLVKIAPDLSDEDIDDVARLAMDLQLDGIIATNTTIGRSGLVSGPDTVQACGAGGLSGVPLKVRSLEVLARLKALTNGELTLVSVGGVETAQDVQERLDAGATLVQGYTAFLYEGPFWAARINRMLAKHPARR, from the coding sequence ATGCGCGTATATCCCACCTTCTTCCGGCTGGCCTTTTCATGGATGGACGCCGAGCGCGCCCACAAGATCGGCTTCAAGGCCATCCGGTTCGCCCACCGCTCCGGCGCCGGCCGGGTGCTGCAGAAGTTCACCGCGCCCGCGGCGTCGCTGCAGACCCAGGCGTTCGGTCTCACCTTTCCTTCGCCGTTCGGCCTTGCGGCCGGCTTCGACAAGGAAGGTCACGGCATTGAGGCGCTGACCGAGCTCGGCTTCGGCCACGTGGAGGTCGGGACCATCACCGGCCAGGCGCAGCCCGGCAACCCGGCACCCCGGCTGTTCCGTCTGGTCGAAGACCGGGCAGTGATCAACCGGATGGGCTTCAACAACGACGGCGCCGCTGCGGTGGCGCCGCGGCTCAAGTCCGCCAGAGCCGCCCTACAGCGCCACTACCCGGCTGTCCGACCCGTGATCGGCGTCAACATCGGCAAGAGCAAGGCGGTGGAACTGGACGACGCGGTTGAGGACTACCTCGTCAGCGCGCGCAGTCTTGCTCCGGCGGCGGACTACCTCGTAGTCAACGTCAGCTCTCCGAACACCCCCGGACTGCGACTGCTGCAGGACGTGGCGACCCTGAGGCCCCTGCTCACTGCGGTGGGGCAGGAAGCCGACAAGGCCGCCGGCCGGCACATCCCGCTGCTGGTCAAGATCGCGCCGGACCTCAGCGATGAGGACATCGACGACGTCGCGCGCCTGGCTATGGATCTGCAGTTGGACGGCATCATCGCAACCAACACCACCATTGGCCGCAGCGGGCTGGTCTCAGGCCCGGACACGGTCCAGGCCTGCGGCGCCGGCGGCCTCTCCGGAGTGCCCCTGAAGGTGCGCTCCCTCGAGGTCCTGGCCCGGCTCAAGGCCTTGACCAACGGGGAACTCACCCTGGTCTCAGTTGGCGGCGTGGAAACGGCGCAGGACGTCCAGGAACGGCTCGACGCCGGCGCCACCCTGGTCCAGGGCTACACAGCGTTCCTCTACGAGGGCCCGTTCTGGGCGGCCCGGATCAACCGGATGCTGGCCAAGCACCCCGCGCGGCGCTAA
- a CDS encoding DUF3043 domain-containing protein → MFGRKKEAPLAQDEIDRQAAAAAARDTAVGKGAPTPKRNAQVAARKRPLVPEDRKASKAAERAAVQEQRLKMRQALDTGDERFLPLRDKGPQKRFARDYVDARFSLGEYLMFGALVFVIISLLVPAASEQMIYVLGGFWIMFLAVFVDVFILSRKLKKRLTEKFGDVDRGTVWYGSMRSLQFRRLRLPKPLVRRGEFPS, encoded by the coding sequence GTGTTTGGACGTAAAAAGGAAGCGCCCCTGGCGCAGGATGAAATTGACCGGCAGGCAGCCGCGGCTGCCGCCCGGGACACCGCTGTAGGCAAGGGCGCGCCCACGCCTAAGCGCAACGCCCAAGTGGCCGCTCGCAAGCGACCACTCGTGCCGGAGGACCGTAAGGCGTCTAAGGCGGCCGAGCGCGCCGCGGTGCAGGAGCAGCGGCTCAAAATGCGGCAGGCCCTGGACACCGGGGATGAGCGGTTCCTGCCGTTGCGGGACAAGGGCCCGCAGAAGCGGTTTGCCCGCGACTACGTGGACGCGCGGTTCAGCCTCGGTGAATACCTGATGTTTGGCGCACTTGTGTTCGTGATCATCTCCCTCCTCGTCCCGGCCGCGAGTGAGCAGATGATTTACGTCCTGGGCGGATTCTGGATCATGTTCCTGGCCGTCTTTGTTGACGTCTTTATCCTCTCCCGCAAGCTGAAGAAACGCCTGACCGAGAAGTTCGGCGACGTCGATCGCGGCACCGTCTGGTATGGCTCGATGCGTTCCCTGCAGTTCCGCCGTCTGCGGCTGCCCAAGCCGCTGGTCCGGCGCGGCGAGTTCCCCTCCTGA
- a CDS encoding dipeptidase has translation MTSSPAQNPHTADARTGTLDAEAIRQAVTESFDGTIRHLKDLVAIPGIAWPSFDQEPLNRSADAVAELVRSSGFENVQILRCDKEDGTPGGPAVVARRPAAAGKPTVLLYAHHDVQPTGDLALWETEPFTAVERNGRLYGRGAADDKAGILAHIAAYTAVSRVLGEELGLGVTFFFEGEEEAGSPTFRSFLEAHRDLLRADVIIVADSSNWKVGVPALTTSLRGLVDGTIEVQVLDHAVHSGMFGGPVLDAPTLLARLIATLHDAEGNVAIEGLVSRDDAAVDLTEAEYRADASVLDGVRLAGTGSIASRLWTKPALSIIGFDAPAVDVASNTLLPRARAKFSLRLAPGQDPVAAMEAVNRHVEANAPFGARVIFTPGESGNSFQTDTSSKAATMAMWALGEAWGVPAVEMGIGGSIPFIADLTDLYPDAQILVTGVEDPDSRAHSANESLHLGDFRNAVVAEAFLLARLNAEGLG, from the coding sequence ATGACTTCATCTCCCGCGCAGAACCCGCATACCGCCGACGCCCGGACCGGTACCCTCGACGCCGAGGCCATACGTCAGGCCGTTACCGAATCGTTCGACGGGACCATCCGCCACTTGAAGGACCTGGTCGCGATCCCGGGGATCGCCTGGCCGAGCTTTGACCAGGAACCGCTGAACCGCAGCGCCGACGCTGTCGCCGAACTTGTCCGCTCCAGCGGCTTCGAGAACGTACAGATCCTCCGGTGCGACAAGGAGGACGGGACACCAGGCGGGCCTGCCGTCGTCGCCCGCCGCCCGGCTGCGGCCGGAAAACCGACAGTTCTCCTCTACGCCCACCACGACGTCCAGCCGACCGGTGACCTCGCGCTCTGGGAGACAGAACCGTTCACCGCCGTCGAACGCAACGGACGGCTCTACGGGCGCGGCGCCGCGGACGACAAGGCCGGGATCCTTGCCCACATCGCCGCCTATACGGCGGTATCCCGGGTCCTCGGGGAAGAACTTGGCCTCGGCGTCACATTTTTCTTCGAAGGCGAGGAAGAAGCAGGATCGCCGACCTTCCGGTCCTTCCTGGAGGCGCACCGTGACCTGCTGCGCGCGGACGTGATCATCGTCGCCGACTCCAGCAACTGGAAGGTTGGTGTGCCGGCGCTGACCACCAGCCTGCGCGGACTCGTGGACGGGACCATCGAGGTGCAGGTCCTGGACCACGCCGTGCACTCGGGCATGTTCGGCGGGCCGGTGCTCGACGCCCCCACGCTCCTTGCCCGGTTGATAGCCACCCTGCACGACGCCGAGGGAAACGTCGCGATCGAGGGGCTGGTGAGCCGGGACGACGCCGCCGTGGATCTGACCGAAGCCGAATACCGGGCCGACGCGTCGGTGCTCGACGGCGTGCGGCTGGCGGGGACGGGCAGCATCGCCTCACGGCTGTGGACCAAGCCGGCCCTGTCGATCATCGGATTCGACGCCCCTGCCGTTGATGTGGCCTCGAATACTCTGCTGCCGCGGGCACGCGCCAAATTCAGCCTGCGGCTCGCACCGGGGCAGGACCCGGTGGCCGCCATGGAGGCGGTAAACCGCCATGTGGAAGCCAACGCGCCCTTTGGTGCGCGGGTTATCTTCACTCCGGGGGAGAGCGGTAACTCCTTCCAGACGGACACGTCATCCAAAGCCGCAACCATGGCCATGTGGGCCCTCGGCGAGGCCTGGGGTGTGCCGGCGGTGGAAATGGGCATCGGCGGCTCAATTCCATTTATCGCCGACCTGACAGATCTTTACCCGGACGCGCAGATCCTGGTCACCGGCGTCGAGGATCCCGATTCCCGCGCCCACAGCGCCAACGAATCCCTGCACCTGGGAGACTTCCGGAACGCGGTCGTCGCTGAGGCCTTTTTGCTTGCCCGCCTCAATGCTGAGGGTCTTGGCTGA
- a CDS encoding iron-sulfur cluster assembly accessory protein, with the protein MSTTTNENSTDSTAAADTELATHEVQLTDVAAGKVRSLLEQEGRTDLRLRVAVQPGGCSGLIYQLYFDERLLDGDAVRDYDGVEVVVDKMSVPYLSGASIDFEDTISKQGFTIDNPNAGGSCACGDSFH; encoded by the coding sequence ATGAGCACTACAACCAATGAAAACAGCACCGACAGCACTGCTGCCGCGGACACGGAACTGGCTACCCACGAGGTTCAGCTGACCGATGTAGCAGCCGGCAAGGTCCGGAGCCTCCTCGAGCAGGAAGGCCGCACCGACCTGCGCCTTCGCGTTGCCGTGCAGCCGGGCGGCTGCTCCGGCCTGATCTACCAGCTCTACTTTGACGAGCGGCTCCTGGACGGAGACGCCGTCCGTGATTACGACGGCGTTGAAGTGGTCGTCGACAAGATGAGCGTTCCGTACCTTAGCGGCGCCAGCATCGACTTCGAGGACACGATCTCAAAGCAGGGCTTCACCATCGACAACCCCAACGCCGGCGGTTCGTGCGCCTGCGGTGATTCCTTCCACTAA
- the coxB gene encoding cytochrome c oxidase subunit II, which yields MSSQNRTGSRRKQITTITGLALAGALVLTGCSPEVQRGWLPTDRGTTSNTGRIMDLWVNSWIAALVVGIITWGLLIWCIVAYRRRKGTVGFPRQNSFNLPLEVFYLTIPLFMVLVFFYFTDRDQQAIDDRSQPADVVVDVRGKQWSWDFNYKKGDVVTDDVYEAGVQANLTGEAIDLEKLPTLYLPVNKSVELELNARDVIHSFWVPAFLQKRDMIPGKTNYIRLTPTKEGTYDGKCAELCGEYHSEMLFRVKVVSEAEFAAHLADLRQAGNTGSLGEEYDRNPAPAETK from the coding sequence GTGAGTTCGCAGAACCGAACCGGCAGCCGACGCAAACAGATCACTACGATCACTGGCTTGGCACTTGCCGGCGCGTTGGTATTGACCGGATGTTCACCAGAGGTACAGCGAGGGTGGCTGCCCACTGATCGTGGCACCACCAGCAACACTGGCCGCATCATGGACCTCTGGGTCAACTCATGGATTGCTGCTCTTGTTGTCGGCATCATCACTTGGGGCCTGTTGATCTGGTGCATCGTCGCTTACCGCCGGCGCAAGGGCACCGTAGGGTTCCCGCGGCAGAACAGCTTCAACCTGCCCCTTGAGGTCTTCTACCTCACCATCCCGCTGTTTATGGTCCTGGTGTTCTTCTACTTTACCGACCGTGACCAGCAAGCGATCGATGACCGCTCCCAGCCGGCCGACGTCGTTGTCGACGTCCGCGGCAAACAGTGGTCATGGGACTTCAACTACAAAAAGGGCGACGTCGTCACTGACGATGTCTACGAGGCCGGCGTTCAGGCCAACCTCACCGGCGAGGCCATCGACTTGGAGAAGCTGCCGACCTTGTACCTGCCGGTCAACAAGTCCGTGGAGCTTGAGCTGAATGCCCGCGACGTTATCCACTCCTTCTGGGTGCCGGCGTTCCTGCAGAAGCGGGACATGATCCCGGGCAAGACCAACTACATCAGGCTGACCCCCACCAAAGAGGGAACCTACGACGGCAAGTGCGCCGAACTCTGCGGCGAGTACCACTCCGAGATGCTTTTCCGCGTCAAGGTAGTCTCCGAGGCCGAGTTCGCCGCGCACCTGGCCGATCTCCGGCAGGCCGGCAACACCGGCTCACTGGGCGAAGAGTACGACCGCAACCCGGCCCCGGCCGAAACAAAGTAA
- a CDS encoding cytochrome c oxidase subunit 4, whose translation MIVESRIFGLGVFFFVPVSVIYGFLTNWSEWVGILGILLVGGLAGMIGAYLGFTGKRVGMRPEDRNDAEIHEGAGEQGHFSPWSWWPLVLGLACAAGFLGLAVGVWILYIGGLLAVVALVGWVYEYSRGDHAH comes from the coding sequence GTGATAGTCGAATCCCGCATTTTCGGTCTCGGTGTCTTTTTCTTCGTCCCGGTCTCCGTGATCTACGGGTTCCTGACGAACTGGAGCGAATGGGTCGGTATCCTCGGCATCCTCCTGGTAGGCGGCCTCGCCGGCATGATCGGTGCGTACCTGGGCTTCACCGGCAAGCGTGTCGGCATGCGCCCCGAGGACCGTAACGACGCCGAGATCCATGAAGGCGCCGGTGAGCAGGGCCACTTCAGCCCGTGGAGCTGGTGGCCGCTGGTGCTGGGCCTCGCCTGTGCCGCAGGATTCCTGGGCCTGGCTGTCGGAGTGTGGATCCTCTACATCGGCGGCCTGCTCGCGGTCGTTGCCCTCGTGGGCTGGGTCTACGAGTACAGCCGCGGAGATCACGCGCACTAG